The DNA segment CCGGCAACTGGTCAATCGCCGCGAGCACCTGATGGCCGAGCAGGCGTTCCGCCAGGAAGCGCTGCTCAACCCGCGGCTGGCGGATCTGGTGCGCTCCCATCAGCAGATTCTGCTGCAGGGCACCTGCCAGTTGTTCCAGGTGCTGGGCTCACGTGAACCGCAGCAGGATGCCAAGGTGTTGACGGCGATTATCGGACGGATGGAATATCAGGGCCTGCTCAACGACGCCGAGCCTTTGGCCGAACAGGACATGCTCGGGATTCTGACGCGGTATATGCATCTGGTCCTCGCCTCGGTCTGACAGCTGATGGAGATCCCTTGTGGGAGCGGGCTTGCTCGCGAAGGCGGTATCACGTTCAACGCTTCAGTTGACTGACCCATCGCCTTCGCGAGCAAGCCCGCTCCCACAAGGGGACTGAGCCGGATCATCAGGGCGACGCGTGTTCATAGGGAGTGTTGAATGAAAGCCTGGCGTGGCGTGCTGATCGCCTTGTCGTTCCTGCTGCTCAGTGGCTGTCTGGTGACCTTCAAGGATCCGCTGCCTGCCAGTGCCCCGGCGCCCAAGGGTTTGCTGGGCACGTGGTCGAGCACCAATGCCTGGGGCGAGCCGATGAACCTTGAGCTGACCCGCGTCGGCACTGATCGCTATCAGGCCATCACCTGGTTCAAGGCCAGACCCCACGAACGCGAGGCGTACCCGTTCACCGTGTCGCACCATGGCAGTCGCTGGTATCTGTCGGCGAAAGTGCCGGCGCGTTACGGTGGCCAATACACCATCGCCGGTTTCGAGCTCACCGACAAACACGAGCTGGTGGTGTACAGCCTCGACCTCGAACAGATCAATCAGGCGATCAAACAGAAAACCCTCGACGGTCAGGCATTCCCGACCGACGATGGTGACGGCGTGCAGGTCGACAGCAGTCTCGACAAGGTCTTTGCTTACCTCGACGATCCGGCCAATTCCGATGTATTCGTCGAGGCCGCGCGCTATCAGCGCCAGGCCCGCGCCAAATAATTCAGTTTTCTACAGGAGTTTCGGGTGGACGATTACCAGCAGACGATACGCACGCTGTCCGATCGCATTGTGCTGGCGCAGACGCCGATCCGCGTGCTCGACGCGGTGAAGTGGGACGAGAACATCCGCAAGGGGTTCCTCAAGGCCAAGGGCAAGGAAATGCCGGCGGTGGATCGCGACTATTACCTCAATCGGCCGCTGTCCTTCGATTCGAGCAAGGTCAAACTGGAATTCCAGAACATCGAGCGCGACATCACCCGCCAGCTCGGCCAGTTCAACCCGGTCGGGCAGATCATGCGGCGCATGTGCAAGGAATACCGCATGGTGGTGCGTATGCTCGAAGCGCGCGGCACCGAGGATTTCGGCCTGATCTCGCAAGAGCTGTACGGCGCCGCCTCCGATGCGTTTCACGCCGGCGACCCGACCCTGGCCGACCTCGGCCTGATGATGTCCGACTACCTGAACAACATTGATGGCCGGGGCGACCTGAAGGACGAGCCGAAAATCCTCACCGCCAAGGATGCCGTGCACCTGCTGCAAACGCGTTTGAACAAGGTGTTCGGCGAGGCCGAGGAAACCATCCGCGTGTTCGAGTCCGACGGGATTGTCGCCGACGCAGCGGCAGGCGCCGACTACATCAAGATCCGCACCGACGCGTTGTTCAACGACCGCGACGTGCGCGCACTGGAAGTCCACGAAGGCCTGGTGCATGTCGGCACCACCCTCAACGGCTTGAACCAGCCGATCTGCACCTTCCTGTCCAAAGGCCCACCCTCATCGACGGTGACCCAGGAAGGTCTGGCGATCCTGATGGAAATCATCACCTTCGCCTCCTACCCGAGTCGCCTGCGCAAGCTGACCAACCGTACCCGCGCGATTCACATGGTCGAGGAGGGCGCGGACTTTTTGCAGGTGTTCGAGTTCTTCCGCGAGCAGGGTTTTGAAATGGCCGAAAGCTACGGCAATGCCAGTCGTGTTTTCCGTGGCTCGACGCCGACCGGCCTGCCATTCACCAAAGACTTGTCCTACCTCAAGGGCTTTATCATGGTTTACAACTACATTCAGTTGGCCGTGCGTAAAGGCAAGCTCGAGCAGGTGCCGCTGCTGTTCTGTGGCAAGACCACGCTGGAAGACATGCGTACCCTGCGTCAGTTGGTCGATGAAGGTCTGGTGGTGCCGCCCAAGTATTTACCGGAACAGTTTCGCGACATGAACGCGCTGTCGGCGTGGATGTGCTTCTCCAACTTCCTCAATCACCTGAGCCTGGACCGGATCGAGGCGGATTACTCCAATATCCTCTAGGCGA comes from the Pseudomonas sp. RSB 5.4 genome and includes:
- a CDS encoding flavohemoglobin expression-modulating QEGLA motif protein, encoding MDDYQQTIRTLSDRIVLAQTPIRVLDAVKWDENIRKGFLKAKGKEMPAVDRDYYLNRPLSFDSSKVKLEFQNIERDITRQLGQFNPVGQIMRRMCKEYRMVVRMLEARGTEDFGLISQELYGAASDAFHAGDPTLADLGLMMSDYLNNIDGRGDLKDEPKILTAKDAVHLLQTRLNKVFGEAEETIRVFESDGIVADAAAGADYIKIRTDALFNDRDVRALEVHEGLVHVGTTLNGLNQPICTFLSKGPPSSTVTQEGLAILMEIITFASYPSRLRKLTNRTRAIHMVEEGADFLQVFEFFREQGFEMAESYGNASRVFRGSTPTGLPFTKDLSYLKGFIMVYNYIQLAVRKGKLEQVPLLFCGKTTLEDMRTLRQLVDEGLVVPPKYLPEQFRDMNALSAWMCFSNFLNHLSLDRIEADYSNIL